The Streptomyces hundungensis genome contains the following window.
TCACACGATCACATCCTGTACGGCTTCGGCGCCGCTCGGGTAGGCCCCGCACCGGCACAGATTCCCGCTCAGGCGGTCCCGTACCTCGGCGGCGGTCAGCCGCACCGGCGCGTCCGGCGGCAGGTCGATGTCGGTGACGACGGAGGACGGCCCGGAAGGGGCGCCGGCGGACCCGGCGGCGGCAGAGCGGTGCTGATCGGGGGCGCAGTACGCGCACTGGACCACATCCCGGTCCACGACGGCCCGGCGCAACGGGTGACGGTCGTCGTCGGCATCCGCCGCCACCAGGCCCTCCACGGTGACGATCTCCCGTCCCTCCTGGGCGACGGCCAGCAGCAGACAGCTGTTGACCCGCCGTCCGTCGAGCAGCACCGTGCACTCGCCGCACCGACCGTCGTCGCAGCCCTTCCTCGAGGCGGTCAGACCCAAGTTCTCGCGGAGTACCTCCAGAAGGGTGGCGCAGTGCTCCAGCTCCACCCGGTGCTCGGCGTCGTTGACCCGCAGCGTCACATGGGAGTCCGTCACGCCGTGGCCGAAGACCCGGGTGACGAGCCCCGGGCGGCGTTCCTGTCGGCCGTGTCTTGCTTCCACCGTGCACGACCTCCTCGATCCGGGCGGGTCAGCGGCCTGACCGCGGTACCCACCCTCGTACAGCTCACCTCCTCCGGCATCTCGGCGCGAGGCATCCGGGACGCCGGACCGCGCGGCCCGGGACGGCCCACCCGG
Protein-coding sequences here:
- a CDS encoding (2Fe-2S)-binding protein translates to MEARHGRQERRPGLVTRVFGHGVTDSHVTLRVNDAEHRVELEHCATLLEVLRENLGLTASRKGCDDGRCGECTVLLDGRRVNSCLLLAVAQEGREIVTVEGLVAADADDDRHPLRRAVVDRDVVQCAYCAPDQHRSAAAGSAGAPSGPSSVVTDIDLPPDAPVRLTAAEVRDRLSGNLCRCGAYPSGAEAVQDVIV